Proteins co-encoded in one Halorussus lipolyticus genomic window:
- a CDS encoding DUF7533 family protein produces the protein MKKPGILGTIQLAATLIFALPVGLLGVQFLLDGKTLLGGGFVVVAVMMVVLEEYLTTPTDVPGAVAEKTVSKVAKTPDDEE, from the coding sequence ATGAAGAAACCGGGCATCCTCGGTACTATCCAACTCGCGGCGACTCTCATCTTCGCGCTTCCGGTCGGCCTGCTTGGCGTCCAGTTTCTCCTCGACGGTAAGACGCTACTTGGCGGCGGGTTCGTCGTCGTCGCGGTCATGATGGTCGTGCTGGAGGAGTACCTGACGACGCCGACGGACGTACCGGGCGCGGTGGCCGAGAAGACCGTCAGCAAGGTTGCGAAGACGCCGGACGACGAGGAGTGA